Proteins from a genomic interval of Nasonia vitripennis strain AsymCx chromosome 3, Nvit_psr_1.1, whole genome shotgun sequence:
- the LOC100679156 gene encoding peptidyl-prolyl cis-trans isomerase FKBP8, translating to METETLPPSEENHTQSDFIQKELNFDVDPDDPLTKASLSDHPVNEWMDILGNGQLRKKVLKAGKENSRPNRSDVCVLKFTGRLEDGTIVEEEEDIKIQLGDMEVIQGLDLAVALMDLEEEAEVETASRFAYGSLGRKATASLPEIPPDAKITYNIVLKSIEFEPDIDELEYSERQKIGNKKRERGNWWFARNESTLAIHCYRKALEYLSPSNDDVMAEKIPEKKVIEPTDAELQALLEDALKVHNNLAAAQLKCEAYDAALKSVENVLRCQPHNVKALFRKGKILHYKGEHAKACATLSQASKIEPDNKAILQELSILKKKTAKDARHEKNLYRKMLGATPDNKQNNVGTASSNKKTPAKLTWSLAGGTLVAVAGLIAYRFAS from the exons ATGGAGACAGAAACACTTCCTCCATCTGAAGAAAATCACACACAGTCTGATTTTATTCAGAAGGAATTGAACTTTGATGTTGATCCTGATGATCCTCTGACCAAAGCAAGCTTGAGTGATCATCCTGTGAACGAGTGGATGGATATTCTGGGCAATGGACAATTGAGAAAGAAGGTGTTGAAGGCTGGAAAAGAGAATTCCAGACCCAATCGATCTGATGTTTGTGTTCTAAAATTTACTGGAAGACTGGAGGATGGAACCATCGTCGAAGAGGAAGAAGACATCAAAATACAGTTAGGAGATATGGAAGTTATACag GGTTTAGACTTAGCAGTCGCGCTGATGGACTtggaagaagaagcagaagtaGAGACTGCTTCACGATTTGCATATGGTTCTTTGGGGAGAAAAGCAACAGCCTCCTTACCAGAAATACCACCTGATGCAAAAATAACATACAACATTGTTCTTAAAAGCATTGAGTTTGAACCTGATATTGATGAGTTGGAGTACTCAGAGAGGCAAAAGATTGG CaacaaaaagagagagagaggaaattgGTGGTTTGCACGTAATGAATCTACACTGGCTATTCATTGCTACAGAAAGGCTTTGGAATACCTTTCACCGTCCAATGACGATGTAATGGCAGAAAAAATTCCTgagaaaaaagttattgaacCTACTGATGCTGAGTTGCAAGCGCTTCTTGAAGATGCCTTGAAGGTGCACAACAATTTAGCTGCTGCACAACTAAAATGTGAAGCTTATGATGCTGCTTTGAAGAGTGTTGAAAATGTTCTGAGATGCCAACCACATAATGTCAAAGCCCTATTTCGAAAAG GTAAAATTCTTCACTACAAAGGAGAACATGCCAAAGCTTGTGCGACATTGAGTCAGGCTTCGAAAATTGAACCAGATAACAAAGCTATTTTGCAAGAATTAtcaattttaaagaaaaaaacggcTAAAGATGCACGTCATGAAAAGAACTTGTATCGTAAGATGTTGGGTGCTACACCtgataataaacaaaataacgTTGGAACAGCAAGTAGTAACAAGAAAACTCCAGCAAAACTTACATGGAGTTTGGCTGGTGGAACGCTTGTAGCAGTTGCTGGATTGATAGCCTATAGATtcgcatcataa
- the LOC100679271 gene encoding peptidyl-prolyl cis-trans isomerase B, protein MRSLALVLCLVVVVSCSGSGAEEAKKGPKVTDKVWFDIEIGGEKAGRVEIGLFGKTVPKTVKNFVELAKKPAGEGYKGSKFHRVIRDFMIQGGDFTKGDGTGGRSIYGDRFEDENFKLNHYGAGWLSMANAGKDTNGSQFFITTKQTPWLDGRHVVFGKIIKGMDVVRKVEASKTDSRDKPAKDVVIADCGAETVPEPFSVSKDDATE, encoded by the exons ATGAGGAGCCTAGCTCTCGTTCTgtgcctcgtcgtcgtcgtctcctgCTCCGGATCCGGTGCCGAGGAGGCCAAGAAAGGACCTAAAGTCACCGACAAG GTATGGTTCGACATCGAGATCGGCGGCGAGAAGGCCGGTCGTGTTGAGATCGGACTCTTCGGCAAGACTGTGCCCAAGACCGTGAAGAACTTTGTTGAGCTGGCGAAGAAACCCGCCGGCGAGGGATACAAAGGCAGCAAGTTCCACCGTGTCATCCGTGACTTCATGATCCAGGGTGGCGACTTCACCAAGGGTGACGGAACTGGAG GAAGAAGCATCTACGGTGACCGCTTCGAAGACGAGAACTTCAAGCTGAACCATTATGGAGCTGGTTGGCTCTCGATGGCCAATGCTGGCAAAGACACCAACGGCTCTCAGTTCTTCATCACCACCAAGCAGACCCCTTGGCTCGATGGTAGACACGTTGTGTTCGGAAAGATCATTAAGGGAATG GATGTAGTTAGGAAAGTTGAAGCTTCAAAGACTGACAGCAGAGACAAGCCCGCTAAGGACGTTGTTATTGCAGACTGTGGTGCAGAGACTGTGCCTGAGCCATTCAGCGTTTCTAAAGACGACGCTACTGAATAA
- the LOC100120612 gene encoding CCR4-NOT transcription complex subunit 10 → MNSGESTLDAISGRDVHSGGVGTTNNPVSEQERELAREALAEFVRADFQACSAILEKLEALRPQDLKVTHNKIISDFYRSCEPQRMEILRKSLNAIDVVRPSNAQSSESEEAERSMLKYNQAVILFHSKKYRAALDIVTSIFALNEPLEECFVHKICMILLEIHLILGKPDTAMLLVHFVENQFTSLPDSSKSVLGEQGQNQKHEGLIKANSKTTANLAAEKEQKKDSMDVAAEAFRIKLMKFKLRIYLKTLQVKLCKREWKSLVSLGMPTNLSTIFLKANLEYLRKNFKKAMKILNSINSETCPDFRSSGESIAVLYYNNIASLHFAMGKPHLACFYLKAALEENKKSIESVKGKKDANNSNSTDSSTQTTMPIHTQGKYKHYELMYSLGVSLLYTGQASKAFNCFNEASQVYYRNPRLWLRMAESCIMCHKSSNKVDFDIAAKRKDIVERVIGDNENGVSRKFVLASSLTKNCKYNNEGQSYAIPQPTLEYGMLCLKNALFLLPMAEKEDSGVPHPAFKTCIPQEEGLKKTSGNQPQTLLGSLSPPSQKIGNHNVSSSHIDNAPKIASQPSQCTITENLNLKISILAASSYISLCLGDYVVALEHAKSLLSIKNLPGAHWLLGNLYAAESLIFLDRIFEALEHLKLESLQDLSTYIPIGEVVGDKEKVVEEVIEQKPSKVSWYPSNIATAKSILRYNLAVAYAIRGELDKSGEILKQVWTSKGPDCDVPIHVIMLALYIELQLGNIDVARSLIKQHYCLELQQ, encoded by the exons ATGAACAGCGGGGAGTCAACGCTGGACGCTATCAGCGGTCGGGATGTACACAGCGGTGGGGTAGGTACGACGAACAACCCGGTCAGTGAACAGGAACGCGAGTTGGCCCGGGAAGCTCTGGCGGAGTTCGTCCGGGCCGACTTTCAAGCCTGCTCCGCTATTCTCGAGAAGCTCGAGGCGCTGCGACCTCAGGATCTCAAGGTCACCCACAACAAGATCATCTCGGATTTTTACCGGAGCTGCGAGCCCCAACGGATGGAGATACTCCGCAAGAGCCTTAATGCGATAGACGTAGTGCGGCCGTCTAACGCACAAAGCTCGGAATCCGAGGAGGCCGAAAGGAGCATGCTCAAGTACAACCAGGCTGTGATTCTCTTCCATTCGAAGAAGTACCGGGCCGCTCTCGACATAGTCACCAGTATCTTTGCACTCAACGAGCCCTTGG aGGAGTGTTTCGTGCACAAGATTTGTATGATACTGCTGGAGATACACCTGATATTGGGGAAGCCTGATACGGCGATGCTACTGGTCCATTTTGTGGAAAATCAGTTTACTTCCTTGCCGGATTCATCAAAGTCAGTGCTGGGCGAACAAGGACAGAATCAGAAGCATGAGGGTCTGATCAAGGCTAATTCAAAGACGACAGCCAACTTGGCTGCAGAAAAGGAGCAGAAAAAAGACAGCATGGATGTGGCCGCTGAAGCCTTTAGGATAAAGCTGATGAAGTTCAAATTGAGGATCTATTTGAAGACTCTTCAGGTTAAACTTTGCAAGAGGGAGTGGAAGAGTTTGGTGTCTTTAGGGATGCCAACT AATCTTTCCACAATTTTCTTAAAGGCTAATTTGGAGTActtgagaaaaaattttaaaaaggcaatgaaaatattgaattccATCAACAGCGAGACGTGTCCAGATTTCAG ATCCAGTGGAGAATCTATTGCTGTGTTGTATTATAATAACATTGCTAGTCTTCATTTTGCCATGGGAAAACCACACTTGGCATGTTTCTATTTGAAAGCAGCACtggaggaaaataaaaaatccatTGAGAGtgtaaaaggaaaaaaagatgCAAATAATTCTAACTCTACAGATTCATCCACCCAAACTACAATGCCAATTCATACCCAAGGAAAATACAAACATTATGAATTAATGTACAGTTTAGGTGTAAGTTTACTTTATACGGGTCAAGCTTCAAAAGCTTTCAATTGCTTCAATGAAGCATCACAAGTATATTACAGAAATCCAAGACTTTGGCTAAGAATGGCTGAATCCTGTATAATGTGTCATAAGTCT tccaataaagttgattttgatattGCTGCAAAGCGTAAAGACATTGTTGAGAGAGTGATAGGAGATAATGAAAATGGAGTCAGCAGGAAATTCGTTTTAGCATCTTCTCTAaccaaaaattgtaaatacaaCAATGAAGGACAATCTTATGCAATACCACAACCAACATTAGAGTACGGAATGCTGTGCCTAAAAAATGCACTGTTTCTATTACCTATGGCAGAAAAAGAAGATTCAGGTGTACCACATCCAGCTTTTAAAACCTGCATTCCACAAGAAGAAGGGCTGAAAAAAACATCAGGGAATCAACCACAAACTTTACTTGGATCACTTTCACCTCCTTCTCAGAAAATAG GTAATCACAATGTTTCGAGTTCACATATAGATAACGCGCCGAAAATTGCATCTCAACCTTCTCAATGTACCATAACAGAAaacttaaatttaaaaatcagtATTTTGGCTGCTAGTTCTTATATTTCATTGTGCCTGGGTGATTATGTAGTGGCATTGGAACATGCCAAATCTTTACTCAGTATAAAGAATTTGCCAGGTGCGCATTGGTTACTTGGTAATCTATATGCTGCAGAAAGTCTCATTTTCTTAGATAGAATTTTTGAAGCTTTAGAGCACTTGAAACTTGAAAGTCTTCAAGATCTTAGTACCTATATACCAATTGGAGAAGTTGTTGGAGATAAAGAAAAAGTTGTTGAAGAAGTTATTGAACAAAAGCCAAGCAAAg TTTCGTGGTATCCATCAAATATAGCTACAGCTAAATCAATACTTCGATATAATCTAGCTGTTGCGTATGCTATTCGCGGAGAACTCGATAAATCAGGAGAAATTTTGAAGCAG GTTTGGACGTCGAAAGGTCCTGACTGTGATGTGCCTATTCACGTTATCATGTTAGCTCTTTACATTGAATTACAACTAG GTAATATTGATGTTGCACGTTCACTGATAAAGCAGCACTACTGTCTAGAACTACAGCAATAA